Genomic DNA from Prunus persica cultivar Lovell chromosome G1, Prunus_persica_NCBIv2, whole genome shotgun sequence:
CGCTCTCACAACGCAAGTGACCCCTCTATCCGGAGTCACCTCTATTTATAGAAGAAAGAATAGACCGGTACACCTCGAAAAACCAACTGACGCCATTATTACCCTGTTCTGTGTGCACGCTACTACACGTGGCACTAGCTAGGGACCGAGGCTTTCAACACGCAAGGCGCAGAAGACTAAGAGTCTGCATGGCCAGTCAATCCCACTTCCCATAGAAACAAGCCGCATATGGGGCCCGAACGTTGACCGCACCAAAGACTGTCGTATGGAAGGGGGACATGTACCGAACGACGTAGCAAGATTAGGTAACCCTTGGACTGCCTGCATCTCACCTCATCTGAAGGCTGTACCTCCCTAAAAGCGCACCTGGCTCCACGGCTTCATAAATATACCGAACGGTGTCGTCTTGCTGACGACAATCCACGCATACCGAAGGACAAAGCAAGTCCTAACTGAGAAGCCCTCTTAATTAGGGACTTGGGGGACTCTTGTTTATACTAGAATCGACGACCAATAAAGACATGACAAGTGGACAAAATATGGCATCGGCAGGGTAGCCTTCGGCACCCAGAGATGCCGAAGGCACCATTAGGGCAAATTCAGCCTCTGGCCACGTGGAATGCATACAGTGAATGTCAATAGTCTCACACCGAAATTCTACACAAcatgcacacctcccaaggcttATAAAAAGGGACACAATTCCCAAAATGGAGGTAACTGGAACTTTCGGCATACTAGCCATCACTATGTCCAGATGATTTACGAAATTCGTacttacttaagcatcggagagtcTTCGGCCGATACTACACTGGTGCCCTAGGTCTTACTGAGTGTTTCTTATCTTACAGATCAAACGCTCGTGCTAAGGCCCAGACATCACTAAGTTGAGTCAAAAAGTGAAAAGTggtcaacaatatatatatatatatacatgtattatGTACGGACATAATTCTTCAGACTGATGCATGACGCATGCCGATAGATACATGTCATTAGAattctgaaaagaaaatagcTAATAACCAGAAATTTTTGCATATGAAACTAATTTGAAGTTTGGAATTAAAACTAGCTACTAGCTAGCTTCCCTAAATCCAAAATCTTCTAGGAGGTTAGTTTAGCAGAAAACTTACAAAGAGAAATCCAGTGAAATTGGAAATTCCATAGCCAGAGGAAGCATAATTGACACCTTGTAGAAGATTCTCTCCAAGAGCAGTTGGAGCCAAGTAAGGTGGAGTAAATTTTTTCAAACTCATTTcctgttcttttttttggtttgaaattcATGTTGTATtcaaaaaaccccaaaacaaGGAATAGAGATActgttgaaaaaaataatgctcaTTTGTGTTCTATACAATTCTAGAAAAGTCAAGACTTCAAAAGATAGAGGTGGCAATACAAGAATATTCTAGAACAAGCTAAATGCTCAAGGTGGTGGAACAAAGCAATTGAAGTTTGAATAACATTCTAGTACAAGACACATGTATGGCTAAGAAATGAAGAAGCCCAAGTTGGTGGCTGTGCATATCGGCAAAggggcctataaataggcatgcAACCACAATGAAATGTGGAGTCAACTAATAGAACTCCCAATCTATGTGGGAGTAGAACCAATCAACTCCCAAACTATTAGGGAGCCCAGAGTTACCCAAATCAAACTATGTTGAGAGCCAATAAGCTCACCAATCAAAGTGTAAGGGCCAAATAGCCCAAACTATTCTAAACTAAGTGTGGTGGCCAATAAGCCAATATGCTAAGTGTAGAATATCAATTAGCCTACACCAAGTAATGTAATATTCTCCTCCAATCTAATAAAATCACTTTGTTTCCCCTTCAATTCTAACAGATACAAACAGAAGGCTAAAGCCACGAGGAGCCAACAGAACACAAGAACAAATAACAAAAGCAGGGTCAGACATAGCTAGATTCCAACGGAGCCTAGAACAACAGTCCCTACCCAGCAAACTAGCTACTAATAGGAATTAAAACTAAACAGCAGATGCAACATGAGGTGGACAAGGCAAACCATCAGAAGTTTACACCCCAACGAGAGGCAATGGTGGTCTGTACTCTGTcgacagaaaataagaaaattgtaaaactgTGCTTCCATACTCAGATTAATACGTTTCTGCAATGAGTAGAGATATATTATAAGTTGGCAGAATTGAATtcccaaagagaaagaggcagttatatatatatatatatatgtagtatGAATGATTGAAAATCCATCGAAACGTTACGTACGAATAATGTCAACAACTGTTCTCCCATTTGAAAATCTTCCTGTTGGGTTATTCCCAAAATCCATTCCATGGGGGTAAAAATTTGCCTTAGCTATAGTTCGAAGGTTGTTGTTGTTCCCCACATCAACCAAGGAATCgccaaaagtgaaaacagcAGGAACATTATTTTGGGCTGAGCAGCTaaccaacaaaaacaagtaGGCTACAAAAATTTGgaatataatatttatccCCATTAATTTTAAGATAGAAATAACTTTTGATAAGGGGGGTTGTTTATATACAACTTTTGATACCTATGGGAATACTTGTGCCTAACTGGTCTGTGAAATTCCCTCTCAATTCACCATTGAATTTGTGCCTAACTATCTCTAGGCCGGCCGCAGTGATATTGGAACGCCATTATTTCTGAGCTAAGTTCGTTAGGTGCCAAAGAAAAGAGGGATCGGAGAACCCATTTAAGAGCTTAATACACTCTCTTTACGTTGTATTTAGGTAGGAAATGGATTTCTTAGCTGTGTGGCCTGAACCCAAGGTTCTGCATGGAATTTACTGCCTTCAGACCACCTATTGTCtcctaaattaaattaaatgttatcatcaaaaaaaataaataaataaatgttaaGGTTCTGTATGgtctttgttaaaaaaaatatatatataatcacatTATTAAACTTTTGTCTAACGGATCATGACAGCATACATATTTCTCAACTAGTTTAGCGTCACCTACCAATCGATTGCACCTTTTaatctcaacaaatttttactaAGTAATTAGGagtaaatttttttccttttaatctcaatttttttacttgttttctttcttgcaATCCTTTACTTGCAATTTGCAAAGTCCCAGTCTTTCTAGTAAATTACTCTTCTTTGAAACAATCGAACGAAATGGTACTCGGCCTAAATTGAGTCTGGATAGCCAGCTGAGTGTTCATCAGTTACTTGAGCAGCCTCTATGATGATAATGATGGTCGTACTAGACCTAGACTGGTTGTTGCTtaattggtttttgtttgggCGGTAGCCCTCCATTCAAccagaaaataaatacataaaaaaagtCCAACCAAATGCCCTAAATGTAAATTCGACTTAAAATTAGAAGTCAGAAACCGATAGTATATCACTGGTTGATTGAGTAGAGAGCATaagataattttctttttctttttcatacaagtgatattgggAGAGGGGAGAATCGAAACTAAGATCTCAAGTGCATGGATAAATGCTCTTGAGCTACAAGCCCCTTGCAAAGCATAAGATACTTACATTCTTATTATAATTCCCATAATGTTCTAATGCCATGTTTATGAAGAGAATGTTTTGAACTTAGGATGAGGTTTGAATGTTCTTGAGTTTATTAGTGAAAAACTTataaacttcaaattaatGACATTGAAATGTGAAATAGCTTGGATTTGGTTCCAAAATCTATTTCATCACAGAACCATCATGagtttttgaaaaacaaacattttgCAGTTTATTCAGGGACTGCTATGCTAGCTCAAGACTGAACAAGTTGCCTAAAATTCATAGGTGATACATAATTTAAGCCACCATCCATAATATGCCTTGTTGCAATAACATTAGCAGCGTCTGTTAAGTGAAACGCATCCCAGAATATATACTTGGATCTGTCGGgacaaattttagaaaaaggATTGCATGGCACCAGTCCCACTCGGGTCACGGCAAACGAGCAGCATGCAGAAGTTGCATTCTCAAAGCCTGCATACAGTGaaacacaacaacaacaacaacagcagcagcagcagaggTTAAAATTGTGATATTAGTTATTACatgataaataaacaaataaatgccCCAAAAGATAGAATATACACGCACCATATGAcacataattttttgtgagATCTAGTAATATTTGGTAAATATCTACGTAAATAAACTTTGCCCCTTGAAGATCTTTGTTAAGCTCGGCAAGCATGCCCTTCAACTTGTCGTTATATGTTTGAGCCATACGATTTATCAGACGAACACAACTTCCCTTTGGAACTGGATGTATTTCTTTCTCATATGGAATACACCCACTAGGTCCAGCGTTGGCGACGGTGATCTTTCTAGCATTCAAGTTGTAGAGTGTCTGCAAAGAAGgaacaaaatttataaaaaaaaattgtcaaattaaTCTGTACAAAACTACTACTAAAGATTAATGTGGTTAGTTTACATGAGtcaatagtctaaattattaaGGAATTTTACTTACAGTGAGTGCTAATTTGAGTCTTGAAATCAAGAAATCCAAATAAGCTTCTTCGGACATGGACATGGCCATGGGTGTAAACTCCCTGAACATTATATCGTTAGAGCCAATTACAACCCCATAAATGGCTCTTCTCAACAATTTCTGAGCTGCAGGAATGCCAATCCTCGACATGATAGCAAGCACTGTTCTTCCATGGTTACTTATTTGCGTGTCAAAATTGATTCGTTCACCctattatatatgtacataatATTCTGACTTACAATTAATAAAAGCAAATTGCACACCATGGTATGGTATGTATTATAAGTTAAAATTAGCTTTCTCATAGCATCAGGAAGCTAATTTGAACGCATAATACAACTCGTTTAGTTCTGAATTAAGACTAGCTAACTTCCTTAAATCCAAAAACTTGTAGGTTTGGGAGAAAACTTACAAAGAAATATCcagtataattgaaaattccaGAGCCAGAGGAAGCATAATTGACACCCTGCAGAAGTGCGTCTCCAACAGTAGTTGGTGCCAAGTAAGGAGGAGTAAATTGTGCGAAACCCAATTCCTGTTCTGTCATAACAAAATGAGAAAGTAGTGAAGTTAATTTAAGCACATATCTCTACATTGTTGCAAAAATAgtgtacatatataaattgtaATACTAATTTGCCAGAATTGAAAGACTTGTCGTATGAATATCATCAAAACGTATCTTACGAAGAATGTCAAAAGTTGTTCTCCCATTTGAAAATTGTCCTCTTGGGTTATTCCCAAAATCAATTCCATGAGGGTAAAAATTTGCCTTAGCTTGAGTTAGAAGGTTGTTGTTGTTCCCCACATCAACCAAGGAATCgccaaaagtgaaaaaagcaGGAACACTTTTGTTGGCTGAGCAGCTAACCAACAAGAAGAAGTAGACTACAAGAATTTGGAATATAATCCCCATTTCATGAAATAATGAtaacctttctttctttttcataaggGGGTTggttatatatgtgtgtatgtgtgtatatatatatatatatatgcctaacttggtctatgaaattccCTCTTTCTTCATATTGATTAAATTTGTGCCTAACTCTCTGTCGGCCACACAGTtccatttgttatttttgccTCCATTATTACCTTTAGATTGACTTCAATAAAATTGCGTGACCATTAGCAGAAGCCATAAGGTCAGACTTTAATGTCAATACAGCCAATGGTACTCTGATTTCTGAGCCAAGTTTCATAGCTAGGTTCAAAGGAAAGAAGGAAGGAGGCAGCAGAACCCATATTTGGGGATTTCACTCATCTTTCAGTTGGGCTTTGGCTAGGAATTGGGTGTTCATCGCTTTTGGCCTATGCCTAATGTCATGAAATTTACTCCTTCTGTATAGGTATAGACTACGTACCTCTTGGTctacttcaaattttttaatcaacACGAACAAGAGAGGAGAATACAAATTAGGGTATTCCACATATAAGCCCATATAAATAGGGcccaaaatatagaaaaatccTACAATATTCAAACTCTAAAGAAAAAATCCATTTGACTTTTCGAAATGAccaaatatataatacaagCCTTTAGAAACCTAAAAACAACACTCCATgaaaggctttttttttttttttttttttttttcccttttaaaaatcataatgCAAGGATAATAATAGTATTTCACACatcattcaaattaaaaattggtACATCTGATCCTTGTTGggttttttccttcaatttataggtcagtgtttatatataaaatcaatgCAAGAAATGAggtttattataaatttctcTACAAAGTAGGGCATCTTCAAGATTATGAGTATTTAGGTTGTCTGCATTGTTGGcatgacttgtggatattgacttactttccttacacaccaagaattcctattataattgtaattgatttactttaattcatgatttcctactgcaaatagatttaggaacttattatttacttgcccattcaggtttcgttgtattataaatatgacctcctacaaggagaagaatacacagaaaattcccacaaacaaatattctctcatagtttttatattttagcatggtatcagagcagcgatcttggaattgctgactctagtttcaaacccccgcCGCTGCTATGGGGgttaatgattttttcaaccctcatggaggtagcactaccgactccttctctcattctccaccaaccatcgttgagttgagtgcccagatggctccgctcctacagatgcagactttgaccccgaacccgatccagaatcaggatcctctttgAAAGACCCTGACCCCgacccgaccccgactatgacgacgacgaccccgaccccgactccgaagacgaccccgaccccgactccgaagacgaccccgacccctactccgatgatgaccctaaccccgaatttgtctctgattcagaccctgatcccgatttcgactccgactccggccccgactcaGGTTCAGATTTcgatcccaattcctactccacctgtatcctatgcatcttccgctgcacagattatgactactagactaacgaccccgacacatggactagattgcgcatattgtggtgatccgagacgcacttgtgagacttgttttaaatcgcatggctaccccaattggtgggctactcttatagatcgaggacaatgcaatatgaccagtaatggtactggttatggatttcatacttccgataagattgattccaggagctggataattgattccggtgcaactgatcatatgacgtttgatcctgatgattttctgaatactacacaacctcgacgaacctgtattgcaaatgccaatggtgttacttatcctgtgacaggggctggcactgttgcactctcatcctctcttacactgtctaatactttacttgttccatctttatccactaaattgttgtcagttagtcagcttactgaacaattgaattgttgtgtactcatttacccgagtttttgtttgcttcaagatattcacactaaggagattcttggtcttagtactaagagaggggggctatattatgtcgatgacttcagtcccggcatGGCTAACAAcgtgacacatccctttgatagcaaacaaaagcaaatctggttgtggcaccgtcgattgggacatccgtcttttagttatatgaagcatcttataccagatttattctcaggtttcaaggactctgacttcacatgtgatacttgtattttggccaagagtcaccgtgtgccctacccgttgagtacgaacaagtgtactactccatttacgttaaaccactctgatgtctggggaccttctcctatcactgctccttctggtgttcgatggtttgtcacattcatcaaTGATTGTAtacggatgacatggctttatttgctgaagaaaaaaaacaaagtgttttcctgttttcagtcctttcacaaacagatgaaaactcagtttaatgctcaaatccagattcttcgctcagacaatggtggagaatttgtcaatcacgactttcagacttacttccaacaacatggaattatccatgagacgacttgtcctcagacaccacaacaaaatggtgttgctgaacgaaagaatcgacatcttcttgaaaccgcccgagcacttctgattggcgctcatgttcctcgccatcactgggatgatgctattgtcaccgcaGTTCATCTGAacaaccgcatgccttctggtgtactgacctttaaaactcctttacaggtgcttgcacaacacagacctctacattctgttttggtactcacaccccgaatctttggatgtgtggctttcgttcatctccataaaaatcaacgtagcaaacttgatccatgtgcgcttcgttgtgtttttgtgggttatgccactcatcagaaaggctaccgctgttatcaccctcctacccaacgaacctatgtcactttggatgtgacctttctggaatctgagctgttcttccatgacccatcatccaattctacacttcatggggagatacgaagtgaagagcagaattggagcaacttggaaaataaagaaattctcctttgtacagaaatgattgatcattccgagtctggagcacgagattactctctgtcaaaaagcgaccaatcgcccattcatagcgatcaattgcctgacccacctgatccatgcgaagatatttctgatccgagtctcacacctatagacaatacagaacaacaagatgaagaccccccctctaactcaacagtaccaacagaccaatctcctgagaatatccttgaggtaactactcctactagacttgtgcatttagatgataaaactattggatatcaattacctttcaggcaaaattgtgggaagccaccaaaccgttattcacctgatattggcaagacatccaagtatccaattgcaaatcatgtatctactgagaagctgtctgaaccactcaaggcttttgtgcatcagttgtctgctatccatattccaaccaaggtctctgaagcattgaaagatcctaagtgggtacaagctataaaagaggagatgaaagcccttgagaaaaatcagacttggacatttgAGACTATACCgtgaggaaaaaagactatcggatgtagatgggtgtttactataaaacacaatgcagatggatctatcgagcgatacaaggcaagacttgtggcaaaagggtacacacagacctatggtatagattatgaagaaacctttgctccagttgcaaagttaaacgctgtcagagtcttattatcccttgcagctaatttggattggccactacaccagtttgatgtaaagaatgcttttctacatggcgaactcacggaggaggtgtacatggacattcctcctggatataatactactcagactggaacagtttgcaggttacgaaaagtattgtatggattgaaacagtcaccacgtgcatggtttggacggttcaccatggcaatgaagaacaatggtttcaaacagtgcaactcagatcatactctgttcttgagacatcaaaaagggaaggtaacagtattaataatctatgttgatgatatgattattactgggaatgataaacaggaaatatcacagctacaagactatctggctacggagtttgagatgaaggatctaggtggactcaagtatttcttgggaattgaggtggctcgatcgcagcaaggcatatttctctctcaaaggaaatatgtcttagacttgttgacagacacaggaatgctagattgtaaacctgcggacactcctattgttcagaatcatcatattggagaatatccggatcaagttccaactaacaaagaaagataccaaaggttagtgggaagattgatctatttgtcacatactcgaccagatattgcttatgcggtgagcgttgtcagtcaatttatgcactctcctagtgaagaccatatgaatgcagttcttcggatacttagatatttgaagtctgcacctggaaaaggacttatgttctcaaagcatggtcatctaaatattgatggttattcagatgcagattgggcaggtaatgtaacagatagaaaatccacatcgggttacttcacattcgtgggaggtaatttggtgacatggagaagcaagaaacagaatgtagtagctttatccagtgcagaagctgagttcagaggcatgactaaagggatttgtgaacttctttggttaagaaagttgcttactgaacttgggtataaacctacatccacaatgaatctcttttgtgacaacaaggctgctatagccattgcacagaatccggttcagcatgatcgtactaaacatgttgaggtggatcgacacttcaacaaacaaaagcttgaggttaaagtgtttcagtttccttttgtgaaatccgaggatcaattggcggatattttgacaaaggcgatttccagtaaagcattccacaattcactagattagttgggcattggcgacatctatgcaccaacgagagggggagtgttggcgtgacttgtggatattgacttactttccttacacaccaagaattcctattataattataagtgatttactttaattcctgatttcctactgcaaatagatttaggaacttattatttacttgcccattcaggtttcgttgtattataaatatgacctcctacaaggagaagaatacacagaaaattcccacaaacaaatattctctcatagttttcatattttagcatgcaTTTTCATGAATTTAGGCTATCCTCATCCTTTAATTAATCTAATGTCTCAAGTAGCTCTACGTCAATATAAATCTTTTAGGCCCAACTCACCtttatgatttttgtttatgttcatcattttcttctctgGTCTATCTTCTCTTATGAACCAAAAACCTCATTCTAGTTTATGTTATCTATCTCCTCTAATATGTCAGCCTCCCTTTGCACTCCATTCCAATCACGTTTGGTCTTGGAAATAGGACTGTGATTATCATTGTTCATAATCTTAGGTGTATATAGTTAACCCAACGAATTAGTTCACAGTTTTGGGCTTCAAATCTATTGCCTCAAACAAATTAGCAAACCTAATTCACATTGCTGAACAAATTTTATCTGCTGATTCAACTAAAATgcgaaaagaaacaaaaagagagctttagtgatatacccaaaatagaggctgaaattataaaaaaaccctacatGAAATAcactttagaaacatacccaaaaatcATTTACTACATACAAAATGAGTGttgaattttctataaattacatgactGCCACTAACTAACTTAAAAGAAGCCCAAtacaaaaaacccaaaaaaacctaaaacaagcccaatccagatttttattttttttatttataaaaaaaacgaaaaccaAGGGCATGCCCCTACGACCCTTTCTTCTCCATCGAACCTCTGCaaaccatgtcatagaagtacattgttaataccatttcataggaaaacattgttaataccatttcatacaaaaacattgttaataccatttcataccaaaaaatatatatatatatttttaataccatttcttacaaaaagatattgttaataccatttcatacaaatagaacattgttaataccatttcatacaataaaccattgttaataccatttcatagaaatacattgttaataccatgtcatagacgtacattgttaatatcatgtcatagaagtacattgttaatacaatTTCATAGAAAACATTGTTACTACCATTTCATAgaaaacattgttaataccatttcatacaaaaaaactcaaaaaaaacccagtaaTACATCCGATATTCTGTGCAGAAACGACCTCTAATTGTCCAAAGTTTCACCAGAAATCATCGCaaaggcaaaaggaaatacctctacaagaaaaaaaaaaaagtacactgttaatactatgtcatagaagtacactgttaatactatgtcatagaactatTTGAAAGTGTTACCTTCATTACCTTAGTGATAGTCACAGATTTTTAACCACAGCTCAAACCAAAACACAAGATTAAATTCACAACCAAACTGAATCTAAAATCaatccaaattataaacaacaaaaaattaaaatcacaattcaaaactcaaatgaatatcaaatacaaattaccTAAGTGGCCTAAACCGAATCGTCATCGAGACGCTATCCCCAACGCCTTCACGATGACCGCCACCTCAGTAGCCAACGCCGCCATATCCTCCGCGGCTGTAACCTCCgttaccaccaccaccaccgtcgCTTCCACGAGATTGGGCCTCATTGACGGTTATGTTACGGCCGTCAAGGTTCTAGCCGTTTATGCCTTC
This window encodes:
- the LOC18790647 gene encoding GDSL esterase/lipase At4g16230; this encodes MGIIFQILVVYFFLLVSCSANKSVPAFFTFGDSLVDVGNNNNLLTQAKANFYPHGIDFGNNPRGQFSNGRTTFDILQQELGFAQFTPPYLAPTTVGDALLQGVNYASSGSGIFNYTGYFFGERINFDTQISNHGRTVLAIMSRIGIPAAQKLLRRAIYGVVIGSNDIMFREFTPMAMSMSEEAYLDFLISRLKLALTTLYNLNARKITVANAGPSGCIPYEKEIHPVPKGSCVRLINRMAQTYNDKLKGMLAELNKDLQGAKFIYVDIYQILLDLTKNYVSYGFENATSACCSFAVTRVGLVPCNPFSKICPDRSKYIFWDAFHLTDAANVIATRHIMDGGLNYVSPMNFRQLVQS